The DNA region TTCTGTAAATAAAGGATCAATTACAATAACTTTTGCACCTTTTCTTTTTGCTTCATAAATATATTTCATAGTATGAATAGAGTTTGAAGCTGGATTAACTCCCCAAAGAATAATATATTTACTATCTTTCATCTCTTCAGGGTCATTACACCACATATTTCCAGTATCAAAATTTTGTGCATCAATTCCTGCTGGCCAACATGGAGTTCCTCCAAATCTTGTTGTATATCCAAGAGAACTAAACATACCTTCAACACCATAGTGAGTAATACCAAAGTTACCAGAGTATTTTGTAAGTGCTGCACCTAACAAGTGTCCATCTTCTTTTTTCATATTTAAGAATTTATCACCAATATGACCAATAGCTTCATCCCAAGAGATTCTTTTCCATGAACCAGAACCTTTTCCACCAACTTGCATCATTGGGTACTTGATTCTTTTAGGAGAATAAACTCTTCTTACATAAGAGTTTCCTTTAACACAACAACCACCATTTGTAAAAGTTGATTCTGTTGCCCCTTCTATAAATTGCATTACCCCATCTTTTACAAAAGTCTTTATACTACAAGTATCATAACAGTTCCTTGGACAGGCATTTCTGAAGGTTTCATAAGCCTTTTCTCCTAAATAAGGAATCTTAGTATTTAAAGATTCATTTGCTAGAAGTCTTCCTCCTGGTAATACTGATAGAACACCACAGGCGACTAAACCTTTTAAAAAACTTCTTCTTTGAAGGCCATCATTTAATATACCTTCTACTTTTTCTTTTGAATAACTCATGATATCTCTCCTTTAATTTTGAGCTCATTTTGGAAAAAACTATTTAATTCTTTTATTATCAAATTAATTGCATTTGATTTTTTATTTTTATTTTCTAATACTCTATTTGTAAATTTAAATATCCATGTATTTATATGTTCACATAAAAAATAAGTTCTCAAATCTTTTAAATATGGAATATCTTTTTCAATCTCAATAAAAAGTAGTTGGTAGTATGCATCTAATTCTAAACCTATAAAATCTTCTGGAACTCTATCTTTTAGGGAGTTTTTAAATCCCATAATTTCATATAAATCTCGTATTTGCATTGTAGTTTTTGTCATTAGTGCTTCTTCTTCGTCTAAATAAATAGAGGCATAAGGAGGAGCAATAGGAGTATCTGGCCCAATAAAAAAATAATTAAACTCTGTTTCAAGCTTTATTTCAGAGATTTTTGTATCTTGAACTAAACTTGAAAAAGCTTCAAATAACTCTTTTGAATTATTACTTAAAAAGATATCTCTTAAGTTTTCTGCTGTTTTTAATCTATTAGAATTTGTATTCATTTTAGCCTCTATTTTTTAATTTATTAAAGTAATGCTAACTAAAAAAAATCGCAAAAAAATACTAAAAAATAGAATATTTTAAATTTATCTTAATTTTTAAATTTAATTTTTCTTGGCTATAATAGAAGGCAGATTCGCTTAAAAAAGTTTGATATAAGGGGTTGTTTTGAAAAGTGTTAAAACTAGGTTAAAAGCTGTAACTATACTTTATGCTGAAGATGAAGTGGGAATTAGAAAAAATATTATGAAAACATTATCTTATTATGCAAAAGAGGTTTATGAAGCTTCAAATGGACAAGAAGCTTTTGATTTATATGAAAAAAATAAACCAGATATTATTCTAAGTGATATTCATATGCCTATTATGGATGGAATAGAATTTATAAAAAAAGTTAGGCAAACTGATAAAAATACACCTGTTGTAATGATAACTGCACATACTGATAAGAAATATTTACTTGAAGCAGTTGAATTGCATATGGAAAAATATATTGTTAAACCAATTAATACAAAAATGTTATTTGAAGTTTTAGGAAAATGTATTGATGCTTTAAATATAAATTGTGTGATAAATCTAAGTTGTGATAAAAATTATAGTTATGATTTTGATAATAAAAAATTAATGTATAAAGATGAGGTAATAGTTTTAAATAAAAAAGAGGTCTCTTTTGTAGAATTACTTATAAATAATCAAAATAGAGTTGTAAAATATGAAGAGATACAAGATAAAGTTTGGCAAGATAATGTTATGACTGATAGTGCATTGCGATCAGTTGTTTTACACTTACGAAAAAAGTTACCAACTAATATTATAAATAACCTCTCTGGGATAGGATATAATCTTGTCTAGAATATTTTTTTTATTGATGATTTTAATAGTATATTCTCATACTATGGATAATATAGAAGAAGATATATTTAAAGAAGATAAATCTTCTTTAGACGCTATAAACTATTTGCATCCTAAATCACATATAAAAGTATTTCTTCCTAGTATTCCTTATATTTATATATCAAAAAATACAAATGCTGGACTTATACGTTCTGATGATAATGAACAAGGTTGGGTATATGATTTAGCCAAATCTCATGAACGAATAGATGATTATACTTATATTTTCGAAATCAAAAGAAATTTAAAGTTTCAAGATGGTACTTCTTTTACAATTGAATCGGTTATGAATAATTTAAATCATTTTAAGAAGAATCCTTTTTTATTCACAAATGTTGATAAAATAGATTTTGAAATTACAAAATTAGATGATTATAGAATAAAAATTAAATTAAAACAGAAGTATGAGATGTTTTTTTTAGACTTGGCAAGAGTATTCTTTTTTACAGATGAATATCTTAAAAAATATAATCCAAAAGGCGAAGAGACAGAGACTGGAACAAAAGCTGCTGGAGCTTTTGGTATGGGTCCATATATTTTAAAAAGTGGTTATGCAATTGGTAAAAAACAAACTAATAAAATTATACTTGAGGCAAATCCATATTATTGGGATAAAAGATATCCAAAAATTAAAAAAGTAACTATTTTTACCCAACTTGATGCAAATGAAGCTTTTGATAGTGCTGTAAATTATGAAGGGTTACTTGATATATCGCCTATTCCTTTTGACAAGAAAATTGAAGCAGTTATGTCTAAATATTCGAAACTAGTAATAAAAGAGTCTACAAATAATATTATTGTTTTTTTTAATCTTATTAATGGAAATAAAAAGCTAAGAGATAAAAAAGTAAGAATAGCACTTAACGAGGCTTTAAATCAAGAGAATCTCTTAAATTTTGTATATAAAAAAGAAGGAACACTTTCTCCTTTTTCTACATCTATTCATTTTAAAGTAGTAAATAAAATTGCTAAGAAGAAAGAGTACAAAGTATATTCAATGAGTGAAAAAGAGAAGCATAAATTATTAGATGGTTTAGTTCTTGATGTTTTTACTCAAGATCGTTTTATGTTTTTATGGAGAGGAATTGAGTATCAACTTGAACAATATGGAGTAAAGTTAAATTATCTTGTTACAACTAGTGAAAAAGATATTTATGAACAATTACTTAATACAAAATCTTCTAAAAATAGTAAGTCTTGGGATATGTTAGCTTGGGGTGATGATGATTGGTATTATCAAAATCCTTGGACAACTCTATTTATTTATGAAAGTGATTCTCCTTGGTCTACCATTCCTAATGACGCATTTATGAAAAAATATATTGATAAATTTTTTGAAACTAAAATAGATGAATCAGAATATGAAGATGTTGTTTCAAAGATTTTATATAGAGCAAGAGATATGGCATATACTTTAAGAGTACCATCTATAAATAAAGTAATAGCTGTAAATAAAGAGGTGATTTTTGAACCATATGAGGGAGGTATTATTCCTTTATGGAAAACAAAAATTACAAAAAAACATTGGTCTGTTAGAAAGAAAGTAAATTATCCTGAAAATCTACATCAGCCAATAATTCCCCTAAGGGTCAAATAATGAGAATAATTAACAGGTTTAATATCAAGTCAAAATTGAGTATTTTATTCATCGTTTTATGTTGTTCAGTATTTATTTTTGGATATATAATTATTGATATAAGTGAGAACTCAAAAGGAAGATTAAAAGCAGTTTATCTTCAATCTCAAGATGTATCACTATTACAAGAAAATATCATAACTCCTTTATATAAATTAAGAGAAAAAACTCAATCTCTTGTAATGGCTCCAAATAAAAAATTAAGAGTCAAGATCCAATATGATTTAAATTTATTGATAAAAGAGTTAGAGAAATCTTTTTCAAATTTTCATATAGAAGATGAACAAACAATCAATTTATGGGATAAATATAAAAAAGTTATAAAAAGAACAAATTATTATTTACAAAGAGGCTTTGAAGAGGGTGCTTATATAAATGTAACAACAAAAGGAAAAGACCAGTTTGAATTTTTGATAAATCATTTATTGAATTTACAAAGTGAACTATTAAATAAAGCAAAAACTTCTTATTCTAATGCAGTTGAAGAATCAAAGTTATTGATTATTGAAATTATAATATATTTATTAATAATTCTATTTTTCTCAATAATTATTGGATGGCTTATTTCAAATAGTATTATTACTTCTATGGATGTTGTTCAAAGAGGTTTAAATGAGTTTTTTGAATACTTAAATTATAAAAAAGATAAAGCTCAAAAAATTGTTATTCATTCAAATGATGAGTTTTCTCAGATGGCACAATCAATTAATCAAAATTTTGAGAATGTAGAACTTAATATCAAAAAAAATGAAGAGTTAATCAAAAATGCAACAAAAGTATTACAAAGTATAAAAAGTGGTAATTTAGGAATGAGGCTAACAACAAATACAAATAGTAAAGCTTTAAATGAGTTAAAAATTATGATAAATAATATGATAGATAATTTAGAATACAAAATACAAAATGAGATAGATAAAAGGTTAGAACAAGAACAGATTTTAATACAGCAATCAAAACTAGCAGCCATGGGAGAAATGATAGGAAATATTGCTCATCAATGGAGACAACCTTTATCACAAATATCAGCTATTCATATGAATATGTTAGCTACTTATGAATTTAATGAATTCACAGAAGAATATTTAAATGAAAAAATAGAAGAGGCCGATATGCTTACTTCTTATATGACTCAAACAATCTCTGACTTTCAAAACTTTTTTAATCCTGAAGAAAAGAAACAAATATTTAGTGTAAAAGAGGCTTGTAATAAGGCTTGTTTTATTGTTAAAAGTGCTTTGAACTATCATAATATAGAGTTAACTTTAAATGTATTAGATGATGAAAAAGTAAATGGATATCAAAATGAGTATTCTCAAGTGATATTAAATATTTTAAGTAACGCAAAAGATATATTATTAGAAAGAGAAATAAAAAATCCAAAAATTCAAATAGAAATAAAAAGTGGAGAGGATTATAATATTTTAAAAATAGAAGATAATGCGGGAGGAGTAGATGAAGATATTTTAGATAAGATTTTTGAACCATATTTTACAACTCATCATAAAACTCAAGGTACAGGAATAGGTCTTTATATGTCTAAAAATATTATTGAAAGAGAAATGAATGGATTTATAAATGTTAAAAATACTGAAGTTGGAGCTTGCTTTACAATAAAGGTTCCCCAATAGTTTTGGCTTTAGAAAGATTTAGACTAAAAAGAGTATAACTCTTTTTAGTCTATTAAATATACTTAGTGATCAACTGCTCCATCTGCACCAAATCCTGTTTCAGCTCTAACATTCTGAGCTTCAAATGCTTTTTGTTCATCTTTTGCTCTTTGAGAATTATCAGTAATTGAGAAAAACCAAATACCAATAAAGGCAATAGATACAGAGAATAAAGCAGGGTGTTTATATGGAAAAATTGCTTCTGCATTTCCTAAAACTGATACCCAAACAACGGGACCTAAAATAACTAAAACAACAGCTGTAATAAGACCCATTAGTCCACCAATTAATGCTCCTCTTGTTGTTAATTTAGACCAGTAAATTGATAAGAAAAGAATTGGGAAGTTTGCTGATGCTGCAATTGCAAATGCAAGACCAACCATAAACGCAATATTTTGTTGTTCAAATGCAATACCTAATACCACTCCTACTATACCAATAGCAATTGTAGCTCTTTTTGAAACTTTAATTTCTTGCTCTTCTGTACAGTTTGTATTTATAACAGAAGCATAAAGGTCATGAGAAATCGCAGATGCCCCAGCAAGAGTTAGTCCAGATACAACGGCTAAAATAGTTGCAAATGCTACTGCTGAAATAAATCCTAGAAATACATTTCCTCCTACAACATGAGATAGATGAATTGCTGCCATATTATTTCCACCAAATAATTTACCGTCAACAAAATAAGCTTGTCCTTCTGGAGAGTTTAAGAAAACAATTGCTCCAAGACCAATAATTGCAATTACTAAATAAAAGTATCCAATAAATCCAGTTGCATAAACAACAGATTTTCTAGCTTCTTTTGCATTTCCTACTGTAAAGAATCTCATAAGTACATGGGGAAGACCAGCAGTACCTAACATAAGTGCTAAACCTAATGAAATTGCAGAGACTGGATCAGAGATAAAGCCTCCTGGAGCCATAATATCTTGTCCTAAAGTATGTGTTTCAACAGCTTTTGTAGCTAATGCTTCAAAAGAAAAACCAAAATGACTTAATACCATGAATCCCATAAAAGTAACACCAGATAAAAGTAATACTGCTTTGATAATTTGTACCCATGTTGTAGCAAGCATACCACCAAATGTTACATAAACAATCATCATTACACCAACTAAAATTACGGCATATTCATATTCTAATCCAAATAATACTTGAATAAGTTTTCCTGAACCAACCATTTGTGCAATTAAATATAAAGTAACAACTGCTAAAGAACCAAGTGCTGCAAGAGTTCTAATCTCTTTTTGACCAAGTCTATATGCAGCAATGTCTGCAAATGTAAATTTACCTAAGTTTCTTAATTTCTCAGCCATTAAGAACAAAATTACTGGCCAACCAACTAAAAATCCAACTGCATAAACAAGACCATCATAACCTTTTAAATAAACAAGTCCTGATAATCCTAAAAAAGATGCTGCTGACATATAATCACCTGCAATTGCCATACCATTTTGGAATCCTGAAATTCCTCCACCTGCCGTATAAAAATCTGATGCAGATTTAGTTCTTTTTGCTGCCCAGTAAGTAATACCTAAAGTACCACCAACAAAGATAAAAAACATAATAATTGCAGGAATATTAAGCTCTCTTTTTGTTGCTTCAAACTGTGCATCACCAGCTGCAAACATTGCAACTACAAAAATTGAAATAAGTGCTAATATTCTTAACATTATAATTCTTCCTTTACATCTTCTCTAATTTTATTAGTTAAATCTTCAAATTCACCATTTGCTCTTTTTACGTAGATTAATGTTGTAATGAAGCTAATAATAATAATTGCAGCTGCAACAGGGAATGCTATAGTCATAACACCTTCCCCAGTTTTAATTCCAAGTACTGTAGGGTTAAATGCAATCGTTAAAATGTATGTATAAAACATAACTAAAATGAAAATGCCTAATTTAACAGCAAAACCAGTTCTTTTTTTTACTAACTCTTGATAGTTGGGGTTAGCTTTTATTTTCTGTACTAATTGATCGTTCATAGATCCGTCCTCTCCTCTAGACTTATTTTCTTATATTACAATTTCTTATACTTTTAGTAGCATAAAAATAGCATTACAAAAATAATGTAGATTATACATCTAATAATTTGTAGATTAGTTTAAAAGTTGATTTTTAAGTCAAGATTAAGTATGAATACATATTCAGTAACAAATAGTTACAACAATAAAATAACAAAAAAGAATATGCTATTTTATTGCTACGAAGTAATGTGAATTTTTAATTATCCTGTATAAAATGTAGAGTTTGCAGGAGTCATTTCTCTTAGTTTTAGGAATATCATTGAAGTCATTATTGCATCATTTAAAGCATCATGTTTTCCAAGTTCAGGAATTTCTAACTCTTTCATAATAGTATCAAATTTTAAATCAATAAATTGATATTCAGAGTTTTTTGGTCTAGTCTTATAATACATTGAAGATACCTCAATGGAATGATTAGGAAGTTTAATCCCAATATATTTTTTTGTATATTTTGAAATCATTGCAATATCAAATTTAATGTAGTATCCTACAATTGTTCTATTTCCAATGAATTCTAAAAGTTCTAAAATAGCATCCTTAGGATCTACAGCATTTTCTAAATCAATAGGTCTTATATGATGAATTTTGATTGACTCTTCAGTTACATTTTTTGAAGGTTTTACAAATATATTTAAAGTTTTTCTCATCAAGATTTTATTTTCTTTGATGATTACTGCACCTATAGAAAGAATTTCATCTTTTTTAGGACTTAAGCCAGTTGTCTCACAATCTAAACATACATATTCATCTTTTGGAGCATCCTCAAAAAGAAAATCATATCTTTTATCTTTTAGATTCTTTCTTCTCCAGTTTTTTATAAATTTTTTAAACATTATGAAATCTTATCTGTTTTAAATGAATAGCTAATAAATTTTTTAAAATCATTTACGATTTTAAAACTATCTTTTAGTAAATCTCTCTCAATCTTACCTAAAGAGTGAGTATCTATTTCATTATTAATTTCTTTATCATCCTGAATCATCAATAAGTGTGCTTTTAGTCTTAATGTATTTAAAACATCAAAAGCTTCAAGTAATTCATGTGCCATATCATGTTCTAATACTTTTTTACTTTCTAATATTTTTATTCTTTTTATTGTTGTAGTTTCTCTGATTTTTTCACGTAATGCAAGACTTCTTATCCCTTGTACTATTGGGAAAACACCAGTTTTTTTAATATCAAGAATATGTGTTTTTGTCATAAAATTTGCTACGGTACTTGGAGTGTCAAAAGTTAGAGTAGCTTTTGCAAAATATGCCATAAAAACATCTTTATCATGCAGTTTATTAAATAAATCATCTTTTAAATTAATTAATAATTCTTTATCTCCTGCAACTGCATAAGCATCAAAGAAAATTGCTAAATCCATGTAATTTTGCATATCTGGTGCTTCAATCCATTTAGCAGTCTCTTTTTTATAATCTTCTACATTTTTACACCAAAATGGATTTGATACCATAATATTACCTTCACATGGAGGATAACCAAAATCAATTAGAGTTTGAGTGATTCTTTCCATATAAGGTCTATATTTTTCAACATCAACTCCATCTTTGACAACTAAGGCATTATCTTGGTCAGTTTTCATGATTTGTTCATTTCTACCTTCACTTCCCATTACAATAAGACATGCATCAGCTTGCATTTCATCTGGCAACATTAACGTGTATAGCTTTTTATAAA from Arcobacter sp. LA11 includes:
- a CDS encoding molecular chaperone, which translates into the protein MNTNSNRLKTAENLRDIFLSNNSKELFEAFSSLVQDTKISEIKLETEFNYFFIGPDTPIAPPYASIYLDEEEALMTKTTMQIRDLYEIMGFKNSLKDRVPEDFIGLELDAYYQLLFIEIEKDIPYLKDLRTYFLCEHINTWIFKFTNRVLENKNKKSNAINLIIKELNSFFQNELKIKGEIS
- a CDS encoding response regulator transcription factor encodes the protein MKSVKTRLKAVTILYAEDEVGIRKNIMKTLSYYAKEVYEASNGQEAFDLYEKNKPDIILSDIHMPIMDGIEFIKKVRQTDKNTPVVMITAHTDKKYLLEAVELHMEKYIVKPINTKMLFEVLGKCIDALNINCVINLSCDKNYSYDFDNKKLMYKDEVIVLNKKEVSFVELLINNQNRVVKYEEIQDKVWQDNVMTDSALRSVVLHLRKKLPTNIINNLSGIGYNLV
- a CDS encoding ABC transporter substrate-binding protein — its product is MSRIFFLLMILIVYSHTMDNIEEDIFKEDKSSLDAINYLHPKSHIKVFLPSIPYIYISKNTNAGLIRSDDNEQGWVYDLAKSHERIDDYTYIFEIKRNLKFQDGTSFTIESVMNNLNHFKKNPFLFTNVDKIDFEITKLDDYRIKIKLKQKYEMFFLDLARVFFFTDEYLKKYNPKGEETETGTKAAGAFGMGPYILKSGYAIGKKQTNKIILEANPYYWDKRYPKIKKVTIFTQLDANEAFDSAVNYEGLLDISPIPFDKKIEAVMSKYSKLVIKESTNNIIVFFNLINGNKKLRDKKVRIALNEALNQENLLNFVYKKEGTLSPFSTSIHFKVVNKIAKKKEYKVYSMSEKEKHKLLDGLVLDVFTQDRFMFLWRGIEYQLEQYGVKLNYLVTTSEKDIYEQLLNTKSSKNSKSWDMLAWGDDDWYYQNPWTTLFIYESDSPWSTIPNDAFMKKYIDKFFETKIDESEYEDVVSKILYRARDMAYTLRVPSINKVIAVNKEVIFEPYEGGIIPLWKTKITKKHWSVRKKVNYPENLHQPIIPLRVK
- a CDS encoding ATP-binding protein, whose translation is MRIINRFNIKSKLSILFIVLCCSVFIFGYIIIDISENSKGRLKAVYLQSQDVSLLQENIITPLYKLREKTQSLVMAPNKKLRVKIQYDLNLLIKELEKSFSNFHIEDEQTINLWDKYKKVIKRTNYYLQRGFEEGAYINVTTKGKDQFEFLINHLLNLQSELLNKAKTSYSNAVEESKLLIIEIIIYLLIILFFSIIIGWLISNSIITSMDVVQRGLNEFFEYLNYKKDKAQKIVIHSNDEFSQMAQSINQNFENVELNIKKNEELIKNATKVLQSIKSGNLGMRLTTNTNSKALNELKIMINNMIDNLEYKIQNEIDKRLEQEQILIQQSKLAAMGEMIGNIAHQWRQPLSQISAIHMNMLATYEFNEFTEEYLNEKIEEADMLTSYMTQTISDFQNFFNPEEKKQIFSVKEACNKACFIVKSALNYHNIELTLNVLDDEKVNGYQNEYSQVILNILSNAKDILLEREIKNPKIQIEIKSGEDYNILKIEDNAGGVDEDILDKIFEPYFTTHHKTQGTGIGLYMSKNIIEREMNGFINVKNTEVGACFTIKVPQ
- a CDS encoding cation acetate symporter; the protein is MLRILALISIFVVAMFAAGDAQFEATKRELNIPAIIMFFIFVGGTLGITYWAAKRTKSASDFYTAGGGISGFQNGMAIAGDYMSAASFLGLSGLVYLKGYDGLVYAVGFLVGWPVILFLMAEKLRNLGKFTFADIAAYRLGQKEIRTLAALGSLAVVTLYLIAQMVGSGKLIQVLFGLEYEYAVILVGVMMIVYVTFGGMLATTWVQIIKAVLLLSGVTFMGFMVLSHFGFSFEALATKAVETHTLGQDIMAPGGFISDPVSAISLGLALMLGTAGLPHVLMRFFTVGNAKEARKSVVYATGFIGYFYLVIAIIGLGAIVFLNSPEGQAYFVDGKLFGGNNMAAIHLSHVVGGNVFLGFISAVAFATILAVVSGLTLAGASAISHDLYASVINTNCTEEQEIKVSKRATIAIGIVGVVLGIAFEQQNIAFMVGLAFAIAASANFPILFLSIYWSKLTTRGALIGGLMGLITAVVLVILGPVVWVSVLGNAEAIFPYKHPALFSVSIAFIGIWFFSITDNSQRAKDEQKAFEAQNVRAETGFGADGAVDH
- a CDS encoding DUF485 domain-containing protein — translated: MNDQLVQKIKANPNYQELVKKRTGFAVKLGIFILVMFYTYILTIAFNPTVLGIKTGEGVMTIAFPVAAAIIIISFITTLIYVKRANGEFEDLTNKIREDVKEEL
- a CDS encoding 3'-5' exonuclease; the encoded protein is MFKKFIKNWRRKNLKDKRYDFLFEDAPKDEYVCLDCETTGLSPKKDEILSIGAVIIKENKILMRKTLNIFVKPSKNVTEESIKIHHIRPIDLENAVDPKDAILELLEFIGNRTIVGYYIKFDIAMISKYTKKYIGIKLPNHSIEVSSMYYKTRPKNSEYQFIDLKFDTIMKELEIPELGKHDALNDAIMTSMIFLKLREMTPANSTFYTG